A DNA window from Elephas maximus indicus isolate mEleMax1 chromosome 17, mEleMax1 primary haplotype, whole genome shotgun sequence contains the following coding sequences:
- the LOC126061204 gene encoding olfactory receptor 10S1-like: MAVETEYPNQTMVSYFFLEGLMYTAEHPALFFLLFLLIYSITVTGNLLILITVGSDPHLCSPMYHFLGHLSFLDACLSTVTVPKVMAGLLTLDGKMISFEGCAVQLYCFHFLASTECFLYTIMAYDRYLAICQPLQYPVSMNRQMCSGLAGITWAIGAVHSAIHTSLTFHLLYCGPHHIAYFFCDIPSVLKLACADTTINEIVILANIGIVAAGCLILIVISYAFIVAAVLRIHTAKGRQRAFSTCTAHLTVVLLYYMPPVCIYLQPRSNGAGAGAPAVFYTMVTPMLNPFIYTLRNKEVKQTLRKVLCQGSQKSLAGIPAP, from the coding sequence ATGGCTGTGGAGACAGAATACCCCAACCAGACTATGGTGAGCTACTTCTTCCTGGAGGGTCTGATGTACACGGCTGAACATCctgccctcttcttcctcctcttcctccttatcTACAGCATCACCGTGACTGGGAATCTCCTCATTCTTATAACTGTGGGCTCTGATCCTCATCTCTGCTCCCCCATGTACCACTTCCTTGGGCACCTTTCCTTCCTGGATGCATGTTTGTCTACGGTGACAGTGCCTAAGGTAATGGCAGGTCTCCTGACTCTGGATGGAAAGATGATCTCCTTTGAGGGCTGTGCTGTTCAACTTTACTGCTTCCACTTCCTGGCCAGCACTGAGTGCTTCCTGTACACTATCATGGCATATGACCGTTACCTGGCTATCTGTCAACCCCTGCAATACCCAGTGTCCATGAACAGGCAAATGTGTTCAGGGCTGGCTGGGATCACCTGGGCCATAGGTGCTGTTCACTCTGCAATCCATACCTCCCTCACCTTCCACCTACTCTACTGTGGACCTCATCACATTGCCTACTTCTTCTGTGACATCCCCTCTGTGCTGAAGCTAGCCTGTGCAGACACCACCATCAATGAGATTgtcatccttgccaacattggCATTGTAGCTGCGGGCTGTCTGATCCTCATCGTCATATCCTACGCCTTCATTGTGGCCGCTGTGTTGAGGATCCACACAGCCAAGGGCCGGCAGCGTGCCTTCTCCACATGCACTGCACACCTCACAGTGGTGCTCTTGTACTACATGCCCCCTGTGTGTATCTACCTGCAGCCTCGCTCCAATGGGGCAGGAGCTGGAGCCCCTGCTGTCTTCTACACAATGGTCACTCCTATGCTCAACCCTTTCATTTACACTCTGCGGAACAAGGAGGTGAAGCAAACTCTTCGAAAAGTTTTGTGCCAAGGCTCCCAGAAGTCTCTAGCAGGCATACCAGCCCCCTAA
- the LOC126060895 gene encoding olfactory receptor 10G7-like produces MSNLSLVTTFILVGIPHAPALDTTLFEIFLVIYALTVVGNLLILLVIRVDSHLHTPMYFFLANLSFIDMWLSTVTVPKMLMTFVSPRGRAISFHSCVAQLYSFHFLGSSECFLYTVMSYDRYLAVSYPLRYTSMMSRKTRTLLATSTWLSGSLHSAVQTILTFRLPYCGPNQIQHYFCDAPPILKLACADTSANEMVIFVNIGVVSSGCFFLIVLSYVSIVCSILKIRTSEGRHRAFQTCTSHCIVVLCFFGPGLFIYLRPGSKDAVDGVVAVFYTVLTPLLNPVVYTLRNNEVKRVLFKLKGKTLSQSK; encoded by the coding sequence ATGTCAAATTTGAGCCTGGTGACAACGTTCATTCTCGTGGGCATTCCCCATGCACCAGCCCTGGACACCACCCTCTTTGAAATCTTTTTAGTGATTTATGCACTCACTGTGGTAGGCAACCTCTTAATCCTGCTCGTGATCAGGGTGgactcccacctccacacacccatgtactttttcctggcCAACCTGTCCTTCATTGACATGTGGTTGTCCACTGTCACTGTGCCCAAAATGCTGATGACCTTCGTCTCCCCAAGGGGCAGGGCTATCTCCTTTCACAGCTGCGTGGCCCAGCTCTATTCCTTCCACTTCCTGGGCAGCAGTGAGTGTTTCCTCTACACAGTCATGTCCTATGATCGCTACCTGGCCGTCAGTTACCCGCTCAGGTACACCAGCATGATGAGCAGGAAAACCCGTACCCTCCTGGCCACCAGCACTTGGCTCAGTGGCTCTCTGCACTCTGCTGTCCAGACGATATTAACATTTCGTTTGCCCTACTGTGGGCCCAACCAGATCCAGCACTACTTCTGTGATGCACCGCCCATCCTCAAACTGGCCTGTGCAGACACCTCTGCCAATGAGATGGTGATTTTCGTCAACATCGGGGTAGTGTCCTCGGGCTGCTTCTTCCTGATAGTGCTGTCCTATGTGTCCATTGTCTGCTCCATCCTGAAGATCCGCACCTCAGAGGGGAGACACAGAGCCTTCCAGACTTGTACCTCCCACTGCATCGTGGTCCTCTGTTTCTTTGGCCCTGGTCTTTTCATTTATCTGAGGCCAGGCTCCAAGGATGCTGTGGATGGGGTTGTGGCAGTTTTCTACACTGTGCTGACACCCCTTCTGAACCCTGTAGTGTACACCCTGAGGAACAACGAAGTGAAGAGAGTTCTTTTTAAGCTTAAAGGCAAAACACTTTCTCAGAGCAAATAA
- the LOC126060904 gene encoding olfactory receptor 10G9 yields the protein MSNLSLVTTFILMGIPHAPALDTILFGIFFVIYVLTVVGNLLILLVVRVDSHLHTPMYYFLTNLSFIDMWLSTVTVPKMLMTFVSPRGRAISFHSCVAQLYSFHFLGSSECFLYTVMSYDRYLAISYPLRYTSMMSRKTRTLLATSTWLSGSLHSAVQTILTFRLPYCGPNQIQHYFCDAPPILKLACADTSANEMVIFVNIGVVALGCFLLIALSYVSIVFSILKICTSEGRHRAFQTCTSHCIVVLCFFVPCVFIYLRPGSRNAVDGVVAVFYTVLTPLLNPVVYTLRNKEVKKALLMLKSGSVFTQSK from the coding sequence ATGTCAAATTTGAGCCTGGTGACAACGTTCATCCTCATGGGCATTCCTCATGCACCAGCCCTGGACACCATcctctttggaattttctttgtgatttatGTACTCACCGTGGTGGGAAACCTCCTTATCCTGCTGGTGGTCAGGGTGGATTCCCacctccacacacccatgtactacTTTCTGACTAACCTGTCCTTCATTGACATGTGGTTGTCCACTGTCACTGTGCCCAAAATGCTGATGACCTTTGTCTCCCCAAGGGGCAGGGCTATCTCCTTTCACAGCTGCGTGGCCCAGCTCTATTCCTTCCACTTCCTGGGCAGCAGTGAGTGTTTCCTCTACACAGTCATGTCCTATGATCGCTACTTGGCCATCAGTTACCCGCTCAGATACACCAGCATGATGAGCAGGAAAACCCGTACCCTCCTGGCCACCAGCACTTGGCTCAGTGGCTCTCTGCACTCTGCTGTCCAGACCATACTGACATTTCGTTTGCCCTACTGTGGGCCCAACCAGATCCAGCACTACTTCTGTGATGCACCGCCCATCCTCAAACTGGCCTGTGCAGACACCTCCGCCAATGAGATGGTGATTTTCGTCAACATCGGGGTAGTGGCCTTGGGCTGCTTCCTCCTGATAGCGCTGTCCTATGTGTCCATTGTCTTTTCCATCCTGAAGATCTGTACCTCTGAGGGGAGACACAGAGCCTTCCAGACCTGTACTTCCCACTGCATTGTGGTCCTCTGTTTCTTTGTTCCCTGTGTTTTCATTTATCTGAGGCCAGGCTCCAGGAATGCTGTGGATGGGGTTGTGGCAGTTTTCTACACTGTGCTGACACCCCTTCTGAACCCTGTAGTGTACACCCTGAGGAACAAGGAAGTGAAGAAAGCTCTGCTCATGCTGAAAAGTGGGTCAGTATTCACCCAAAGCAAATAA